GTGGCGCGGATGAGCGACCCGGCGCTGATCGAGGCCATCCAGGAGGCGGTCACGATCCCGGTGATGGCCAAGGCGCGGATCGGCCACTTTGCCGAGGCCCAGGTGCTCGAGGCCCTGCGCGTCGACTACATCGACGAGAGCGAGGTGCTCACGCCGGCGGACGAGGCCCACCACATCGACAAGTGGGCGTTCACGGTCCCGTTCGTCTGCGGCGCCACCAACCTGGGGGAGGCCCTGCGGCGGATCTCCGAGGGGGCGGCCCTGATCCGCTCCAAGGGGGAGGCGGGGACCGGCAACATCGTCGAGGCGGTCCGCCACCTGCGCTCGATCCTCGGGGACGTCCGCAAGATCACCCAGGCCGACTCCGCCGAGCGCTACGCCTGGGCCAAGCAGCTCCAGGCCCCGGTGGCGCTGGTCGAGGAGGTGGCCGAGACCGGCCGCCTGCCGGTTCCGCTGTTCTGCGCCGGCGGGATCGCCACCCCGGCCGACTCCGCCCTGGTGATGCAGCTCGGGGCCGAGGCGGTGTTCGTGGGCTCGGGCATCTTCAAGTCCGAGGACCCGGCCCGCCGGGCCCGGGCCATCGTCGAGGCCACCACCCACTACCGGGACGCCGGCATCGTGGCCAAGGTGAGCCGGGGCCTCGGCGCCCCGATGGTCGGCCAGGAG
The nucleotide sequence above comes from Acidimicrobiales bacterium. Encoded proteins:
- a CDS encoding pyridoxal 5'-phosphate synthase lyase subunit PdxS, with amino-acid sequence VARMSDPALIEAIQEAVTIPVMAKARIGHFAEAQVLEALRVDYIDESEVLTPADEAHHIDKWAFTVPFVCGATNLGEALRRISEGAALIRSKGEAGTGNIVEAVRHLRSILGDVRKITQADSAERYAWAKQLQAPVALVEEVAETGRLPVPLFCAGGIATPADSALVMQLGAEAVFVGSGIFKSEDPARRARAIVEATTHYRDAGIVAKVSRGLGAPMVGQEESELTVKLAERGW